The Campylobacter concisus genome has a window encoding:
- the tssK gene encoding type VI secretion system baseplate subunit TssK, whose protein sequence is MSDKLKVVWYNGMNVDKVHFEQQERYFERNLNLKTVSSFSNLYGVLELEISSELLLQGKIGLNKISCISQDGTIFNAPDQDDLPEPLEISPSELNSAVIVLKLPVSSGLVDVSLQNNLPNLKFTAKQALISSRVHDEANNDILNELDDKDDFELSSAFTQDKENLILASQRSALGVLGSKTPYELSVPICRIKNIDLNKQITLDEKFIPTCIDISKNFFITSFIDEFSFATKQHQESYTGLLGGIDQAKNRLDISTYLTLNMLKKWHLIFSYLFKRDKIHPEYLYEKLVDFQADLLALSHDDSFSEFIAYDHNNLSQTFVPLINNLRLLFSHILSPKYVMAQIVKNNHGFFDCVFDNPSIIENSEIYFAIHSDTKNEYLLKNFKEQCKIHTQSNIKSIVSSQLRGINVEQISAIPSTLPKLNDYIYYKIDKKDEIFKSFANQSVISVYITANLSNADIKMWALL, encoded by the coding sequence AGAGGTATTTTGAGAGAAATTTAAACCTAAAAACCGTCTCGTCTTTTTCAAATTTGTATGGAGTTTTGGAGCTTGAGATCTCAAGCGAGCTTTTGCTTCAAGGCAAGATAGGGCTAAATAAAATTTCTTGTATCTCGCAAGATGGTACGATATTTAACGCCCCAGATCAAGACGACCTACCAGAGCCTCTTGAGATAAGCCCTAGCGAGCTAAATTCTGCCGTCATTGTACTAAAGCTACCAGTTAGCTCAGGGCTTGTTGATGTTAGCTTGCAAAACAACCTGCCAAACCTAAAATTTACAGCTAAACAAGCGCTCATTAGCTCAAGAGTGCATGATGAAGCTAACAACGATATTTTGAACGAGCTAGATGACAAAGACGACTTTGAGCTTTCGTCTGCTTTTACGCAGGATAAAGAAAATTTGATCCTAGCAAGCCAAAGATCGGCCCTAGGAGTGCTTGGCTCAAAGACGCCTTATGAGCTTAGCGTGCCTATTTGTAGGATAAAAAACATAGATCTAAACAAGCAAATAACGCTTGATGAGAAATTTATCCCAACTTGCATCGATATCAGTAAAAATTTTTTCATCACTAGCTTTATAGATGAGTTTAGCTTTGCTACAAAGCAGCACCAAGAGAGCTATACTGGGCTTTTAGGCGGTATAGATCAGGCGAAAAATAGGCTTGATATTTCAACATATTTGACGCTAAATATGTTGAAAAAATGGCACTTGATATTCTCATATCTTTTCAAAAGAGACAAAATTCATCCAGAGTATCTATATGAAAAGCTAGTTGATTTTCAAGCTGATCTGCTAGCCCTAAGTCACGATGATAGTTTTAGCGAATTTATAGCTTATGATCACAACAACTTAAGTCAAACTTTCGTACCGTTAATAAACAATCTTAGGCTTTTGTTCTCGCATATCTTGTCGCCAAAATACGTCATGGCGCAGATTGTTAAAAACAATCACGGCTTTTTTGACTGCGTCTTTGATAACCCAAGCATCATAGAAAACTCAGAAATTTACTTTGCTATCCATAGCGATACAAAAAATGAGTACCTGCTTAAAAATTTCAAAGAGCAGTGCAAAATCCACACCCAATCAAACATCAAAAGTATCGTATCATCGCAGCTTCGCGGCATAAACGTAGAGCAAATTTCAGCTATACCTAGTACATTGCCAAAGCTAAATGACTATATCTACTACAAGATCGATAAAAAAGATGAAATTTTCAAAAGCTTCGCAAATCAAAGCGTTATTAGCGTCTATATAACAGCAAATTTATCAAACGCTGACATTAAGATGTGGGCTTTATTATAA